The sequence CCTAGATTTCTGCCCACCCGATCCCCACCTCGTTCTGTACTCCATGGTCATCCTCCCTGGTCTACCCTTACTATACCCCTGTCCCCCATCCTCAAGAACACAACgtttttcagttttttgccacaaggtaagttaaaaaaaaatgtggtttctTTGTTTAAACAGTTACTCAGTTGGTTTGTCTTTTAGTAAcagacctcccctcccccagcctcccactcAGTCCTGGATGATCACATCATCGTCATCATCGTcgtcgtcctcctcctcctcctcttcaccatcttctggcagttcctcctcctcctcttcctcctcttcatctAGACAGACCACCACTTCAGCTGGCTCAGGTAATCGAGAGTCAAACCAATCCAGTACCTGCTGGGTGCTAAGCCTTGATGCCTGACTCAGTTGAGGGATATCACTTTCCCGGAGCTGTTGGTGGGTTGCCCAGTACCACTCCAAGGGTCGTATAtccggtgggggtgggggatttgGCAGAGGCGGTGTCTCAGCCCATTCATTCAAGGAGCGGGTTGAAGGTGGTGGTGTGGGAACTGCTGGATCCTGGAAACTAGAGGCACCAGGTACTGCATTGTCCCGAAACCACTTTAGTTGCCCATGCTTCAAGGCATAGCGTGTGTCACCAAATCACTGAATAATCTCAGGCCGAGGTAAACCAGTGATCTGCTCTAATTTATGGTAATCCTCTCGCCGTGCCCATTGGCACTGTAGAAAAAACGATTTGAGGATAGCCAACTGCTCTTTGGTTTTGCGCTTGGTCTTTCGCTGGCGTTGCATGTCTGGGGAAAGATACTCTGCAGGGCCAACCCTACCTGATGCTGAGTTATGCCTTAGCCCCTGGGGCCAGGCTGGCTCCAGCTGTGGGGGTAGTGCCTGTTCATTGGGTGACAATGGTTGTGGGGCACAGCCCAGTGGCTGAAGGGGCTTAGAGGTGGCAGGAGCTCCATTAGCCAGTCCCTGGAAAGAGGAAGAGGTAGAGGAAGGAGGAGTCACATTAGATGCTGACTCCTTCTTACAACTACTGGCAAGTAATGAGATGGATTGAGGCTTATCCCGAGCACGGGGCTGGTGGACAGCTGTGGCGTGGTTCCAGGAAGCAGTAGCTAGGCTGTGTGACTGGTCGGGACACCTGCCTGCCTGCTCCTTGGAGAGGCCACTGCATTGATGATCCTGCCAAAATTGTGATTGGTGGGGAAATGCCCCACTGCCAGGTACCATCAAGGGCTCCTTTGctttctggtgactcagtgacTCCTCAGGCTCTACCTTCAATCCTTTCATCTGGgtgggctcgctaagagtcaggGGCACTATTCCAAGACCAACTTGTTCCGGAGGTAGCACAGGAGAAGGAGGCATTTCCCCTGGCGGCCGCCTGCAGTCCAGCCCGGGCGGCGGCTCCCAGCCTCGCACCATGGGCCGGGGGGAAAGGGGGAGAAAGGGCAGGGGGCCTCCGGGGTGAGAGTGGGGTTGCTGCCCAGCGCGGCCTGCTCCGAGCCCACCCGCGCGGAAGGCCAGGACCGGGAATgccccccctcctccccgcccccgagAGCGCGCCTGCTCCAGCGAGTTGGAGGCGGGGCGGATGGGTGGGGTGGGCTCCAGGGGTGGTTACTGTTAGATTTTTATACTCCACTGCCCTGATGATTAAAGATGTTATCTGGTATGAAATTTTAATGAGTACATCAAACTTTCAAAAGGAAATGGCTTATTTCTGCTGAGTCCTTTGGTCTGATTCAATCCATAAAGGAATGCCAAAACAAGGGATAACCTCAGTTATtaatttctttaccactattgtGGCAACAACTAATGTAATCAGATGGTGTTCAGTCCATCCTCTAAACATGTAAATGACAACCAAACAGTGAGTACAGCGTAAAGCTGGGGGCAAATCTATTAAATCCATCTGGAGTACCACAAAGGAAAATGTGGGGTGATGGAGAGTTCTCCTACAAATTTGGTTAAGATTTACAAGTAGCGCACTGAGAAATAATTTGGTCAGAAATTTTGTGCATGCCAGGGCAAAACCAATGGTCTTTCAGTTCCTTAACTATCCTCCCCCTACAGACTATATCATCCAGAGGGGTAATAAAGAAGCTAGATTCAAAATGTTACAATGATTTTGTAACAAGGGAGAATAgaatctgactccatgttggatatGTTTCTTTTACATTAACCTTTGCTCCCCTAAGGTGACCAAGCAGGAGATATTTTGCAAGACTTACagactttttactttacttcctcacctccttcccCTCTGTTCTATAAGAGCAACTAGTATCCTGACTCTGATAAGATGGTACTTTAGGACACTAGTTTGTCATCTTCTCAGATGCCTGGCTTTTCAAATAAAGTTGTTATTTTTTATCTCGACACCTCATCTCCCAATTATTGTCCTGTTGTGTGGCAAGCAGAccaagcttggactcagtaacaattTAAGATGATTGGGAGGTTTAGGTAAAAAAGCCTGCTCATAAGTGGTTTGTCACTGTATAAAGTGCTATGTCCTATGGATTTGTAATACAgacaaacatattaaaaagcagagacatcactttgctgacaaaggtccatatagttaaagctgttcttttctagcagccatgtacagatgtgagagctggaccatgaaggaggctgaacactgaagaactgatggtttcgaactgtggtgttggtgaagattcttgagagtcccttagactgcaaagagattaaaccagtcaatcctaaaagaaatcaactatgaatattcagtggaaggactgatgctgaagctccaatactttgaccacctgatgcaaagagctgactcaaagagctgggaaagattgaaggcaaaaggagaaagagacaacagaggatgagatggttggatagcatcactgacttgatggacatgagtctgagcaaactcaaggagacagtgaaggacaggaaaacctggcgtgctgcagtgcatgggcttgcaaagagttggacacaaattagcgactgaacagcaagatAGAGCACCAGGAACAAAGAGATGAATGGCGAGCCTAACATAAGACtagcatgtgcatgtgtgctacaGAAGCTATGTCAATCAAGGCAGTTGCTGCACACACCACATATAAGCCTGGGGGCATTCCTGATCCCACAGTGTCTAACGACATGAGAAATGGTAGACCATGTCTGAGAGACAAAAGACTAAAATGTCTGAAACAATCCCATTACTTTCATGACATTATAGATTAAAATGTTTGTCAAAGCTAGGTAAACAAAGAGCCAGGAGTGTACATGAAGCTGATTTTAAGGCTTCAGAGGAGGCAAATGCCTCTGAAGGCCAGAAAATAAGTTCTGGGATAATATCTGGAAGAAGGGCATTCAGACTTTTAGCAGGGCTACAAAATTTGGACTCTACTGGTTGCAACAGCCAGCTGCCCCTAAAACTTTATGTAATTGCCTCTTCATTTGAGGGAGAAGTATGGACAAAGTTGACTTAAGACATTTGGGGGTGAGCTTCCAAATGCCTTGAGATAAGTTATGTCTTAAGTGGGTAACAGTCATTTGGACTCACTAAAGTTTATATCTGGAGGCCTTCTGGCCTCATTCAGCTAGTTCTTTTAGGAGGATGAAGCAATCTGTAAGAGCCTCCAGCTTAGTTTGATCACAAAGCAAAAGGTCATCAACATACTAAATAAGCGTGGAGTCTTGGGTAAATGCTACAGAATTAAGTCTACTTTAAGGATCTAAGGAAATATTGAGGGAGATTCACAATATCCCAGCCCACAAGTTCAAGTGAATTATCTTGCTTTACACAGTTACGCAAAAAGAAACTATGAGTCAGGGTGCAATGGGATTGAGAAAAAGGTTAAACAGAGCTAACTTTATTAGAAACCAATTCCTGCTGTGTTTGCAGGAACTGAGGAATTACAAAAGGTTTAGATtcttagtgttagttgctcagtcatgtcctactctttgcaaccctatgaactgtagcctgccaggctcctctgtccatggaattctccaggcaagaatgctggagtgggtagccactgccttctctgggggatcttcccaacccagggattgaacccaggtctcttatactgcaggcagattcattaccacctgagccacctgactgcagctatgaaattaaaagaggcttgctccttggaagaaaagctatgaccaacctagacagtatattaaaaagcagagacattattgtgccaacaaaggtccatctagtcaaatctatggtttttccggtagtcatgtatggatgtgagagttggactataaagaaagctgagaaccaaagaattgatgcttttgaactgtggtgttggagaagactcccgagagtcccttggactgcaaagagatcaaaccagcccatcttaaaggaaatcagtcctgaatattcactggaaggactgatcctgaagctgaaactccaatactttggccacctgatgcaaagagctgactcatttgaaaagaccctgatgctgggaaagattgaaggcaggaagagaaggggatgacagaggatgagatggttggatggcatcaccgactcaatggatgtgagtctgagtaaactccaggagttggtgatggacagggaagccaggcgtgctgcagtccatagggtcgcagagttggacacgactgagcaactgaactgaactgaacagacacaGGGGCCACCTTTTCAGCTTCAAAGTTTACCAAAATCAAAGGTTCCCTCTCTTGCAGTAATATTTCAAAGCAAATGATAGGGTTTTTAATGTGCATTCTAAATCATTATCTTCAAATTTTTACTTAAGAGAACTTAAAGGAAAGCACTCCTTTTTCCTAGTAAAATGTATCCCTATTCACCTGATAGGTGATGATTTATTAGAAAGTTAAGAAGCCCATATTTAACTCTGAAGGGGGAAACACTTTTAAATTTGAAAGATCAAATTGCCTTTAGCAAATAATGTTTGTGATCCATGAGGAGAGTGACATAGAACAAGAAAAACTGTTAGGTAGTACCCGAAGAATTATGGGTACTTGATCCAACAGATACAGGAAAAGTACAGTCTGCATCACCCATTAAAATTACTATGGGCCAAAATAAACCCCACCCAACATTCGTCAATACCCTCTGAGGCAGGAAACCATAAAGGAATAAAACCCTTGATAACAGCTTATAATAAGAAAGGGCTTACTGTGCCTTGGCATTAGTCCTTATAACAAGCCCCATTTTGCCAGCTAAAAAACCTAACAGCAAGGGTTGGAGATTCATTCAAGATTTGAGCTCTATCAAAGCTATAACTGTTGCTTATCATTCTGTAGTGCCAAAGCCCCATTCCTTGCTGTCCCAATAGTCCTAAAAGCAGTGACTTCTTTTCAGGGAAATATCTCTGCAGTGTTTTTTATAATATCCTTGTATAGCCTGATGACCAATATCTCTTTGCCTTCACTTGGAATGAGCAGCAACATACATGGATTGTAATGCCACAGGGTTATACTGAAAACCCCATTTACTTTTCTCAGATATAAAAAAGGACTTAGACCATCTGGTTTTCCCTCATAAGTCAATTTTGATATAATATGTAGATGATTTGCTGTTGTATTCAAATTCTTTGATAAACAGTCAACAAGACTATTTTGGAGTTACTTCAGAAGCTATCAAAGGGACATAAAGTGtccaaagagaaattaaagttttataaaGATAATGTGAAATATTTAGGTCATATGATATTTAAGAAGGACTTTAAATTGATcgctgtgtgcatgtgctcagtctcatcctactctttgtggccccatggactgtagaccaccaggctcctctgtccatggaatttttcaagcaagaacactggagcaggttgccatttcctcctctaggggatcttcccaacccagggatcgaacccaaacccacgtttcttgtgtttcctgtattggcaggtggatttttttattgGGAATAAAAATACTGGGAATCCCTTTAATTGATCTAGTTAAGAGTAAAAGTCATTCTGGCATTCCTTGTTCCAAAGACAAAAAGGCACTTAAGGAAATTCTTAGACCTTGCAGTTTACTGAAGGAACTGAATTCCAAATTTTTCTTTAGTGGCTCCACCATCacataatttgctttaaaaagacCAACCTCAGTGTTTTTTCTTGGAAACAGAACATTCTGAAGCCATggaggcctttaaaaaaaaaaaaaaaaaaaacatcctgGCAAAAGCCCTGGCCTTGGGACATCCAAATTATGAtttactcttttttctctttgtacatGAAAACAAAGGTGTCCCTACACAGGAGTATTAACCCAGCAACACAATGgttgtattagttgctcagtcgtgtctgactttttgagaccccatggactatagcccaccaggctcctctgtccatggaattctccaagcaagaatacaggagtgggtagccattccctcctccaggggatcttcccaatctagggattgaaccctggtctcctgccttgcaggcagattctttattgtctgagtcacaTCACAGCCAACGGCCAGATTCGATGACTAAGGGCCACCCCCCTTATCTCTGGGCAGTCACAGCAACAGCTGTGCTGGGTCAGACCACAGAAGAGATAGTCATGAATCACTCTCTCCTTGAATTTTTTATCTCCTCAAATTTATCTTCAAGAAATCCCTATGGATAATTCTGATTTTGTATTATCCCCTGATGGTTCAAATCTGCAGGAATCTAATGGAAAGTACCAGGTTGACTCTGAAACTGTTACTCCAGTGTCTACCCTTGAAAACGTTTCCTTGCCTAATATATCTTCTGCCCAACAGACTAAATATACAGCACTAACAAGAGCCTGCCAGCAGTCAAAAGGAAAATCTGCTAACGTATACATGCTGTGCCTTTGGGGTGGCACATGATTTTGGTATCCTTTGGAAGTAAAGAGGATTTTAGCATTTTCAGGACAGCCTATCAAAAGCATAAGACAAGTAGTAGAATTACTATATGCAATTCTGCTATGAGTACACCTGCTATCATTAAGGTATCAGGTCACCAAAAGGCTGAGACTgcagaagcaaaaagaaacttTTGCCAATCATGGTGCCAAGACAGCAGCTTTACAAAATAACAACCACCACCAAATAACCATTGCCTTTCCTTTCAGCCTCCCAGTAAACTTACACTGACATACTGTTAAAGAAGTCAGGGAATggtgccagaaaaagaaaaaaacacttgagCACAGAAGGGAGGAAGACTCAACTTCAACAAAGAGCTGTGGACAGGCCCATACAGGAAGcctatcctgctgctgcttttgCTGCTGTTAAGACACCTCacttgtgtccgaccctttgtgacccattggattgcagctgtgtctcttttgcctcttgcactggcaggcaggttctttaccactagcgccacctgggaagccccacctatccttctgctgctgctgctgctaagtcacttcagtcgtgtccgactctgtgcgactccatagacggcagcccaccaggctcccatgtccctgggattctccaggcaagaacactgtagtgggttgccattgccttctccaatgcatgaaagtgaaaagtgaaagtgaagtcgctcagtcgtgcccgactcttatcgaccccatggactgcagcctaccaggctcctctgtccatgggattttcaaggcaagagtactggagtgagttgccattgctttctccgtcaTTACTCCCAGACATAACCAATTAGATCAAATCTTATTTTCAATAAGCAGTCAGCACTTCTCAAATACTTGGAGCTTAATATACTATTTTACAATCATTCATTAGAAACTCACTGGAACCCAGATAAGATGGTATTATGGGATAAACAATATTTCTCGAAGCTTTCTTTTATAGTAGCTCAGGAGGTCTATTAAGATGTACCACTTGTCCAAAATATAACCCGAAGAAGCCATTACACAGTCCTCAAGGAGATTTTCCAATATCTGCAGGTCCCTTTGAAATTTGGTAGATTGATTTCATACAAACGTCTCCCTTTCAAGGTAATCAATACGTTCCTGTTATGATCTGTATGTTTTCACACTGGGTTGAGGCATTCCCATGCATAGGGGCCACAAGGCAATCAATGGGTAAACTGATTTAGAAATTTATTCCCATTTGGGGAATTCCCTCAGAACTACACAGTgataaagaaattcattttactGGACATACTGTTTAAAACATTTGTAAGATTTGGTCAATTATATAGCATTTCTATTATGCTTATCACCCCCAGGCCTCTGGTTTAGTAGAAAGAACAAGTAATGAACACCCagtcaaccaaaaataaacaaaaatttttttaaaacttaattagtTAAAATGACAGATGCTTATTTCCACCTCTTTTGGCAAACATCATTTGTCTCCCTTCTAGATTATCACAGAAAGACCAATGAGACTGAAAGAAGAATTATATGAAACTATATTATTAAAAGGGGATATGTTACATTATTGAAAGtgtttaattgaattattaacGGGACATTCTAAGCTTGTGTCTGAAGCTTGTCATAGTAACTTATCTTTAAATGAAGATCAGTTGTCCATGACCTATAACTAAGAAACCATGTATACTAGAAAAGGCATTTTTTAAAGGACTCTCTCTAACCTAAATGGAAGGGAGCTTAGTTCTTTTAACTAGCTCacacaaagaaaaactgaagGGAACTGATTCCTGGATTCATATTTCCCACATAAAAAGGGCCGCTGCACCAGATTGGTCTGTAGAGACAACAGCTGACCTCAAACTTACCTAAAACAATGctgtaacagaaaagaaacacCCACACCAGGATGAGAAGACGATATCAGAAGCAGACAGCTAGCCCAAGATGCCGAATCCTACCTGTATGATTATAACATTTTCTTGATTCTTGGACTCTTGCACACGACTCAAATGTTTTTCTGTTCATGAGCACGATTTCAGAAATCAATCCAATTGTTGGCTTTGTGGTCAGTTACTTACATCCATTATCTCTGGTTTACATTTGTGGGTTTCTTCTTCCCAAGGCTCTGATTGGACAGCCCttagaaaaattactttaaaagaaagaaattaaagcacTATCCAGACCTCTACTGCTCATACTAGATGGGACCCCCCTCACTTGGCCAATCAAACACATTTATTCTGATTCTGGTCATAAATAtgagtttttctttaaagttacTCAAACTGAATGagaacaagcaaacagaaaacatAACCTTCCAATTATTAGGAGGGTTGTAACAATGagtcagtcgagtctgactcattggaaccccatggactataacccaccggtctcctctgtccatgggatttttttcaggcaagaatactggaatgggttgccatttcttcttccagtggatcttcccaacccagggattgtatccacatctcctggatctcctgcattggcaggtggattctttacctctgacgtacctaggaagccctttatTAGGAGGGGACCTCCCTCAATTATGGGAGGGATTTATATAGCTAACACCAGACTATGGTCATTTAAGTTTAAAGGCCTCCCTATGTTGGGAactattaaatcattttaaagataGCCTAATAAGACTAGAAAATTATGCTAAGTACCTTATGAAAAATTCCAATACATCATTTCCCTTAAAGATAGCAATTGGCATGGAACAGATTGGGTCAGGCAACCAGAAATATACCAGGTTGCACCCACTGGAACTTAATGGCTTTGTGGCACTAATGTATGGCCCTGGCTTCTGCCAGGGTGGATAGAAAGATATATTTTAGGATTCCTTTGGGATCAAGGCCACCTGCATGCCAATTCAGACATGACCTCAAAAAATTTCCCATTAATATAAACTCAATAGATAAAGAGATCTGTATTTGACTGGTGTGATCATTTAGGA is a genomic window of Bos indicus isolate NIAB-ARS_2022 breed Sahiwal x Tharparkar chromosome 16, NIAB-ARS_B.indTharparkar_mat_pri_1.0, whole genome shotgun sequence containing:
- the LOC109570141 gene encoding LOW QUALITY PROTEIN: homeobox and leucine zipper protein Homez-like (The sequence of the model RefSeq protein was modified relative to this genomic sequence to represent the inferred CDS: substituted 1 base at 1 genomic stop codon), with the translated sequence MVRGWEPPPGLDCRRPPGEMPPSPVLPPEQVGLGIVPLTLSEPTQMKGLKVEPEESLSHQKAKEPLMVPGSGAFPHQSQFWQDHQCSGLSKEQAGRCPDQSHSLATASWNHATAVHQPRARDKPQSISLLASSCKKESASNVTPPSSTSSSFQGLANGAPATSKPLQPLGCAPQPLSPNEQALPPQLEPAWPQGLRHNSASGRVGPAEYLSPDMQRQRKTKRKTKEQLAILKSFFLQCQWARREDYHKLEQITGLPRPEIIQXFGDTRYALKHGQLKWFRDNAVPGASSFQDPAVPTPPPSTRSLNEWAETPPLPNPPPPPDIRPLEWYWATHQQLRESDIPQLSQASRLSTQQVLDWFDSRLPEPAEVVVCLDEEEEEEEEELPEDGEEEEEEDDDDDDDDVIIQD